The DNA sequence TCAGGAAACCTAATTTTAATTTATAGATTAAGGCAATCAAAACCAAACTAGCTACCCAGAAAATTCCCTGGTTACGTACCAATTGAAAAGCGCTTTTTCCTTCTTCAATTAAGGTTGCACTCGTTGTCGAGTAAACTACAATCAATCCCAAAATCGACAGAAGAAAATAAGGAATCAAAATGGAATAGTTCAGTAGGTGCCTTTTACTAATTTTCATATTTCACCACTCTAATAGGAACAGAGGTGGTTGTCCCTAATTCCGTTTTATTTTCTAGTTTTGATTGTTATTATACCACTTTTTCAGAAAGAAAAAAACTATCATCCTTTAATCCTTCGAATTTTACTTATTTTTTGTCTTCAAGCATAAAAAATACAAACCTCAAATGAGATTTGTAATTTCATTGCTTAGTTAGATGAAGAGCTACTGCTTGAGCTTGAGTCACCACCACCGATGTATTGGGTGAAGATGTTTTGGAAGGCTTGATCTTTGACTTTGATATTAGCAGCTTGTAATTCTTTACCAATTACTCCTTGAACAAAGGCTGAATCATTTTGTTTTTGAGTCAAAATGATGGTCTTCAATTTTTCTTTGTAATCCTCTATATTAGAAGATTTTTCTGTTTTCTTCGTTACTTTGATGATGTAGAATTGATTGCTGTAGGCTTGTGTTCCAGTAGCCGTAATCACATCAGAAACACCGTTCACATCCAAGGCAAAGGCTGCTTTTTTGACTTGTTCTGGAAGTTCTGTTGAAGCAGAGTCAAAAGTGATTTCTCCACCATTTTCTTTTGTCTTATCATCGTTAGAGTTGTCTTTTGCCAACTGAGCAAAATCTGCACCTTCTGCTTTGGCTTTCTCAAGCACTTCTTTTGCCTTGTCTTCATTATCCATACGGATGATTTGAGCTGTCACATCTGGTGTATAGGACTCAAAAGCCTTTTGGTAAGCCTCATCTGTCAATTCACTCTCGGCAGCTTTCTTAACCGCCAATTCAACCAATTTGCTAGTACGGATTTGAGCTTTACGAGTCTCAGGTGTCATACCTGCCCGTTGAAGTACGCTATTGTAGCTATCGCCGTATTTCTTTTGTTCCTCAGCAACGGCGTCATCCACATCTTTATCAGTCACTTCTGATCCATATTGTTTTTCAAATACTTTTTGAATGGTCATGTTGAGCAAGACTTGTTGCGCAGTTGGATTATTCTTTACTTCTTCAAAGAATTGATGTTCTGTAATCACATCACCCTTCATGCTAATCAAATCTTTTCCTTCAGAACTATTTGAACAAGCTGCAAGTGTTGCTACTGATAAAAGTGTGATGGCTCCTGCCATAATTTTTTTCTTCATGTTTACTCCTTTTACGGTAAGTGTTACTTTATCTATTTTACTATAATTTCTTAAATTTTTCTGAAAATCATTTATCATCAGGTAGCTGTACATCTGCTACATTCTTTCGTAGCATGAGAATGCCATCACCAAGAGGAACTAGAGTTGCTGTTAGACCTGGATTGTCCAAAGTTGCGTCGAAAAGTCTTTGCAAACCACGATAAATCGTTCGTTGACCACGGCGGACTTCCATGATGTCCTTGGCAACATCTCCTCCTTGAAAAATATCATCCAAGACAACCACTCCACCAACTTCAAGTCGTTTGAGGATTTCAGGTAGAAAGACGATGTACTTGGACTTAGCCGAATCCATAAAGACAAAGTCATAAGTTTCTGTCAGGCTAGACAAAACATCTACGGCATCTCCCTCTAAGAGGGTGATTTGCTTACGACTGTCAAACTGGGCAAAGTTTTCCTTGGCAAAGCCTATCATCTCAGGATTGCGGTCAATGGTTGTAATCTTAGCATCTGGCGCATGCTCCGCCATCAAAAGAGCTGAAAAACCGATAGCTGTCCCAATTTCCAAAATATTCTTAGGCTGCAGACTTTCCATGAGAAATCGAAAGTAAGCAACTGTTTCATGAGGAATGATTGGGATATTTTCCTTGCGAGCGAAGGCTTCCAATTCTTTCAAAGAACCAGTCACCTGCTTTTGACGCTGGCGCATGAGTTCAACGATTTCTTCCTTGACGACGGGACGACGCATATTGTGATTGGCATTTTTACTATAAGACTCTACCATCTTAAGCTAGTCCCAATTTTTCAACAAGAGCTTCAAACTCGTTCAAGCGACGTTCAAAGACTGCAAAGGCATCATTAAGATAGTCTTCTTTTTCCATATCAACACCAGCTTTTCTCATGACATTGAGTGGATAGTCTGATTTACCTGCCTTGAGGTAGTCGATATAGCGGTCACGATCTTCTTGACTACCATGGACAATCTTCTCAGCCAAGGCTGAAGCAGCTGCAAAACCAGTCGAATACTGGTATACATAGTAGTTATAGTAGAAGTGTGGAATGCGCGCCCATTCGTACTGAATTTCAGGATTGTCCTCCTTGCTGAGTCCATAGTACTCTTGGTTCAAGTCGGCATAGAGTTTATTGAGGAAATCACTTGTCAAGACTTCACCGTTTTGATCTGCTTGGTGGATGGCATGTTCAAACTCAGCGAATTGAGTTTGACGGAAGACTGTTCCACGGAAACCGTCTAGGAAGTTATTGAGGATAGCAAAGCGAGTTACATCGTCTTCTACTTCTTCCAATAATTTCTCCGTCAAGATATTTTCGTTGGTCGTTGAGGCAATCTCCGCCAAGAAGATAGAGTAATCTCCGTAAACATAAGGCTGAGTTTCACGAGTATAGCTTGAATGCATACTGTGACCTGTTTCATGGACAAGGGTAAAGAGATTGTCTAAATTGTCCTGCCAGTTGAGAAGCATAAAGGCATTGGTGTCATAGGAACCACCAGAATAGGCACCTGAACGCTTGCCTTGATTTTCATAGACATCAATCCAACGCTCGCTAAAGGCACGTTTGACACGGCTCAAGTAATCCTCACCCAAGACTGCCAAGGCTTCTTCTGCTTTCTTCAAGGCTTCTTCGTAGGTAAAGCTGTATTCTACTGAAGATAGCGGTGTGTAGACATCGTACATCTTGAGATCAGAAATCCCCAAGATTTTAGAACGAAGCTCGAGGTAACGATGCAAAAGTGGCAAATGCTTGCGAACTGCTGCTACCAAATTGTCATAGACACTTTCTGGAACAAAGTTTGCTGCGAGGGCTGCATGGCGAGCGCTCTTATAGTTGCGAACTTTGGCACGGTAGTTTTGCACCTTAACATTTGTCTGCAAAGTCTTAGCATAAGTGTGTTGGAATTGCTCGTAAGTCGCATAGAGGGCTTCATAGGCACCACGACGTACTTCACGGTTTTTA is a window from the Streptococcus oralis genome containing:
- a CDS encoding O-methyltransferase, with product MVESYSKNANHNMRRPVVKEEIVELMRQRQKQVTGSLKELEAFARKENIPIIPHETVAYFRFLMESLQPKNILEIGTAIGFSALLMAEHAPDAKITTIDRNPEMIGFAKENFAQFDSRKQITLLEGDAVDVLSSLTETYDFVFMDSAKSKYIVFLPEILKRLEVGGVVVLDDIFQGGDVAKDIMEVRRGQRTIYRGLQRLFDATLDNPGLTATLVPLGDGILMLRKNVADVQLPDDK
- the pepF gene encoding oligoendopeptidase F; its protein translation is MVLQRHEINEKDTWDLSTIYPTDQAWEEALKDLTEKVQTASQYEGHLLDSADSLLEITEFSLDLERQVEKLYVYAHMKNDQDTREAKYQEYYAKAMTLYSQLEQAFSFYEPEFMEISEEQYAAFLEAQPKLQVYKHFFDKLLQKKDHVLSQREEELLAGAGEIFGAASETFAILDNADITFPYVLDDEGNEVQLSHGTYIRLMESKNREVRRGAYEALYATYEQFQHTYAKTLQTNVKVQNYRAKVRNYKSARHAALAANFVPESVYDNLVAAVRKHLPLLHRYLELRSKILGISDLKMYDVYTPLSSVEYSFTYEEALKKAEEALAVLGEDYLSRVKRAFSERWIDVYENQGKRSGAYSGGSYDTNAFMLLNWQDNLDNLFTLVHETGHSMHSSYTRETQPYVYGDYSIFLAEIASTTNENILTEKLLEEVEDDVTRFAILNNFLDGFRGTVFRQTQFAEFEHAIHQADQNGEVLTSDFLNKLYADLNQEYYGLSKEDNPEIQYEWARIPHFYYNYYVYQYSTGFAAASALAEKIVHGSQEDRDRYIDYLKAGKSDYPLNVMRKAGVDMEKEDYLNDAFAVFERRLNEFEALVEKLGLA
- the prsA gene encoding peptidylprolyl isomerase PrsA, translated to MKKKIMAGAITLLSVATLAACSNSSEGKDLISMKGDVITEHQFFEEVKNNPTAQQVLLNMTIQKVFEKQYGSEVTDKDVDDAVAEEQKKYGDSYNSVLQRAGMTPETRKAQIRTSKLVELAVKKAAESELTDEAYQKAFESYTPDVTAQIIRMDNEDKAKEVLEKAKAEGADFAQLAKDNSNDDKTKENGGEITFDSASTELPEQVKKAAFALDVNGVSDVITATGTQAYSNQFYIIKVTKKTEKSSNIEDYKEKLKTIILTQKQNDSAFVQGVIGKELQAANIKVKDQAFQNIFTQYIGGGDSSSSSSSSSN